From a single Sphingobium sp. genomic region:
- a CDS encoding SgcJ/EcaC family oxidoreductase: MVRNAILALGGAAALVAFAPMAEAKSKTSRMKCAAVTQQQVDGLFGQFNAAWATKDPATVTKLFTKDAVLLATVSNKPRTNHSEIQDYFVGFLKGSPVGTINSSTFKMGCNQAARLGTWTVTLTDAATGVKTDVKARYSFIYRLEDGAWKIDHLHSSMMPEKTS; this comes from the coding sequence ATGGTTCGTAACGCTATCCTGGCCCTAGGCGGTGCAGCTGCACTCGTCGCATTCGCGCCTATGGCGGAAGCCAAATCGAAAACGTCGAGGATGAAATGCGCTGCGGTGACGCAGCAGCAGGTCGATGGGCTGTTTGGCCAATTCAACGCGGCATGGGCCACGAAGGACCCTGCGACGGTGACCAAGCTTTTCACCAAGGACGCCGTTCTGTTGGCAACGGTTTCGAACAAGCCGCGCACCAACCATAGCGAAATCCAGGACTATTTCGTTGGCTTCCTCAAGGGCAGCCCGGTCGGCACGATCAATAGCAGCACTTTCAAGATGGGCTGCAACCAGGCAGCGCGACTTGGCACCTGGACAGTGACCCTGACCGACGCTGCGACCGGTGTAAAAACCGACGTGAAGGCGCGCTATTCCTTCATCTACCGGCTCGAAGATGGTGCGTGGAAGATCGACCATCTACACTCTTCGATGATGCCGGAAAAGACCAGCTGA
- a CDS encoding porin yields the protein MTLAKSIYLAGTAVIALAMADPAAAQSNDAEVEALRAEVSALKAQLAELSAKVEKVAAAPAPQPAPAPEKKPDSKPAPEIAFKGAAEIKGDGGWTFKPRGRLHYDTGYVGLPGDYAANRNLGFNSRVRRVRLGAEGTMPGGFGYKVEADFANSTVNFGDVFLSYSPANAPLVVRIGNFETLNGMEQISSSNNNSFLERAAFNDAFLNSRRLGAALAWHSGNDDWRAEAGMFAAHSIDSTFDNDGYIGAARLVYAPKALGGQLHFGLGYQHREFASNGGIAGVNTPSTGQVARYRARPNTQLTDVRFVDTGNFAAKSDRIIGAEIAGVFKGLYFVGEGQWLKADAYRAGDRATGLDAFSGGNLAVTPTGDPSYFGAYGEIGFFLTGETRGYRRGEGIWTRTKVLNPLNKGGSGAFQIAARVDHIDLDDAALKNGLTNNFTTGIGSLAALPGRLGRGGSQTSYLLGLNWYPIDYIRFMVNYGRIQVNGGPVASLVDPLSTVPVDRQSYGTDLFQARMQIEF from the coding sequence ATGACGTTGGCAAAATCGATCTATCTCGCAGGTACGGCGGTTATCGCCCTGGCAATGGCCGATCCAGCTGCGGCGCAGTCGAACGATGCCGAGGTCGAGGCATTGCGTGCAGAGGTTTCTGCGCTGAAGGCGCAACTCGCGGAACTTTCGGCGAAGGTCGAAAAGGTCGCAGCCGCGCCTGCGCCGCAACCTGCCCCAGCGCCTGAGAAAAAGCCCGATTCGAAGCCTGCACCCGAAATCGCCTTCAAAGGGGCGGCTGAAATCAAGGGTGACGGTGGATGGACATTCAAGCCGCGTGGCCGCCTGCATTATGATACCGGATATGTTGGTCTGCCCGGCGATTATGCCGCCAACCGTAACCTCGGCTTCAACAGCCGCGTCCGCCGCGTCCGCCTGGGTGCAGAAGGAACGATGCCGGGTGGATTTGGCTATAAGGTCGAGGCAGATTTTGCCAATTCGACGGTTAACTTCGGTGATGTCTTTTTAAGCTACAGCCCGGCCAATGCCCCGCTTGTTGTGCGCATTGGCAATTTCGAAACGCTCAACGGGATGGAGCAGATTTCGAGCTCGAACAACAACTCCTTCCTTGAACGCGCGGCATTCAACGATGCCTTCCTGAACAGCCGCCGTCTTGGCGCTGCCTTGGCCTGGCATAGCGGAAATGACGATTGGCGCGCCGAGGCTGGCATGTTTGCTGCGCACAGCATTGACAGCACATTCGACAATGATGGTTATATTGGTGCCGCGCGCCTAGTTTACGCGCCCAAGGCTCTGGGTGGGCAGTTGCATTTCGGCCTCGGTTACCAGCATCGTGAATTTGCATCCAATGGCGGCATTGCTGGCGTCAATACACCATCGACCGGACAGGTCGCCCGGTATCGCGCACGTCCCAACACGCAGCTGACGGACGTACGTTTCGTCGATACCGGCAATTTTGCGGCAAAGAGCGACCGGATCATCGGGGCCGAGATTGCGGGTGTGTTCAAGGGGCTCTATTTTGTGGGTGAGGGTCAATGGCTGAAGGCTGATGCCTATCGTGCCGGCGATCGTGCAACCGGGCTGGATGCATTCAGCGGTGGCAATCTGGCCGTAACGCCGACAGGTGATCCTTCTTACTTCGGCGCTTATGGCGAAATAGGTTTCTTCCTGACCGGTGAAACGCGCGGATATCGTCGTGGCGAAGGTATCTGGACGCGGACCAAGGTGCTGAACCCGCTGAACAAGGGTGGATCGGGCGCATTCCAGATTGCGGCGCGCGTCGATCATATCGATCTTGACGATGCCGCGCTGAAAAACGGCCTCACCAACAATTTCACAACCGGCATCGGCAGCCTTGCGGCCTTGCCGGGACGGCTGGGGCGCGGCGGTTCGCAGACAAGCTATCTGCTCGGTCTGAACTGGTATCCGATCGACTATATCCGTTTCATGGTCAACTATGGACGCATCCAGGTCAATGGCGGGCCCGTTGCCTCTTTGGTCGATCCGCTGTCCACTGTGCCAGTCGATCGCCAGTCCTATGGCACGGATCTGTTTCAAGCGCGGATGCAGATCGAATTTTAG
- a CDS encoding TonB-dependent receptor has protein sequence MFPRSAFLAGTALAAFATVPAFANDAMAVDADAGAVEAGGEAFGEAQDSSGLVDIVVTATKRETNLQETPIAIAVMSDEDLQKRQASSLLDLGDGGIPSLRISTFESRQTALTIGMRGIVPDDANQPAREQGVGVYVDGVYLGRQHGLNAGFLDVERIEVLKGPQGTLFGRNTEGGAVNMVLRAPSGEFGGRVTAGLGNYGRYNGTLRLDLPEVAGFSIKLDASLQHQNATTQNPLAGQKGWNYFHRYGGRAAVRWKPSEDFTADFSIDSGHDESTAFLSQLINFNPTGRPVATVAQIQANGGRLPSGFVAPLPALVTVQPERAKTASVGVLQQPSIGKTFGVTSKLAWDITDDAEIRSITAWRTVSDRQFDNSGLANRTPVFAPNGSFSRYSIATLDQRQFSQELQVVGKAGDLDYVFGGYYFNERAEDSARTPNTNRWNADGTAYSIIDPATYPLSPVARASVAFAKSYAVYGQATYNLKTLALTLGGRMTRDEKNGRLFTVNGAATSFTFRENDRRFDPLATIAWQASDSINLYAKYATGYRAGGASSRSLNYRSFGPEAVKSYEVGAKTEFFDRLVRLNLAGYIMDRTDTQVDFNFFIPQTNGTVRNTLETVNAAGTTKIRGIEADLTVRPADGLSLGMSYAYTHTKVPPARNTVQEQLNASLTPPVTTPVFQDVYILYTPKHALSGSIDYDIPVSANGAMLKLHVDGNYSSPAFTFASENVKTDKSFIVNARLSLAEIPMSDNGQNMTVALWARNLLNNSIIYRRSNANRLVLGDYANFNAPRTVGMEVTVAF, from the coding sequence ATGTTTCCAAGATCCGCTTTTCTCGCAGGCACCGCGCTTGCAGCTTTTGCAACGGTGCCGGCATTTGCCAACGATGCCATGGCTGTTGATGCTGACGCAGGCGCCGTTGAAGCTGGCGGTGAAGCCTTTGGCGAGGCGCAGGATAGCAGCGGGCTGGTCGACATTGTCGTGACCGCGACCAAGCGTGAAACCAATTTGCAGGAAACGCCGATCGCAATTGCGGTGATGAGCGATGAGGATCTGCAAAAGCGTCAGGCATCAAGCCTTTTGGATCTGGGTGATGGCGGTATCCCCTCGCTGCGCATTTCGACCTTTGAATCGCGCCAGACCGCGCTGACCATCGGCATGCGTGGTATCGTTCCTGATGATGCCAATCAGCCGGCGCGCGAACAGGGTGTCGGCGTTTATGTTGATGGCGTTTATCTCGGCCGCCAGCATGGTCTGAATGCCGGCTTCCTTGATGTCGAACGGATTGAGGTGCTGAAAGGGCCACAAGGCACATTGTTCGGCCGGAACACCGAAGGCGGTGCCGTGAATATGGTGCTGCGCGCACCGAGCGGCGAATTTGGCGGCCGCGTGACGGCAGGGCTTGGCAATTACGGGCGTTACAATGGCACGCTGCGGCTTGATCTGCCTGAAGTTGCGGGCTTCTCGATCAAATTGGACGCGTCGCTACAGCATCAGAATGCCACCACCCAAAACCCGCTCGCCGGGCAAAAGGGTTGGAATTATTTTCACCGTTATGGTGGCCGCGCCGCCGTTCGCTGGAAGCCCAGCGAAGATTTCACCGCCGATTTCTCGATCGATTCGGGCCATGATGAAAGCACGGCTTTCCTTAGCCAGTTGATCAATTTCAACCCCACCGGTCGCCCTGTTGCAACCGTTGCCCAGATCCAGGCCAATGGCGGGCGCCTGCCGTCTGGCTTTGTGGCACCGCTTCCCGCCCTTGTAACCGTCCAGCCCGAGCGCGCTAAAACCGCCTCTGTCGGCGTGCTGCAACAGCCCAGCATTGGCAAAACCTTTGGCGTGACGTCAAAACTGGCTTGGGACATCACCGACGATGCCGAGATCCGTTCAATCACCGCTTGGCGCACCGTAAGCGACCGGCAGTTCGACAATTCGGGTCTTGCCAATCGCACCCCGGTTTTCGCACCCAATGGCAGCTTCAGCCGCTACAGCATCGCCACGCTCGATCAGCGCCAGTTCAGCCAGGAATTGCAAGTGGTCGGCAAAGCCGGCGATCTTGATTATGTCTTTGGCGGTTATTATTTCAACGAACGCGCCGAAGATTCTGCGCGCACGCCCAACACTAACCGCTGGAACGCCGACGGAACCGCCTATTCGATCATCGATCCGGCTACCTATCCGCTATCGCCGGTTGCGCGTGCGAGCGTCGCCTTTGCAAAAAGCTATGCCGTCTATGGCCAGGCGACCTATAATCTCAAAACGCTTGCGCTCACGCTGGGTGGCCGCATGACCCGTGACGAGAAAAATGGTCGCCTTTTCACCGTCAATGGAGCGGCGACAAGTTTCACCTTCCGCGAAAATGACCGCCGCTTCGATCCGCTTGCGACGATTGCCTGGCAGGCAAGCGACAGCATCAATCTCTATGCGAAATATGCGACCGGTTATCGCGCCGGCGGGGCCAGTTCACGCTCGCTCAACTACCGGTCGTTCGGTCCGGAGGCCGTGAAGTCTTACGAAGTTGGCGCGAAGACCGAATTTTTCGATCGCCTCGTCCGCCTGAACCTAGCCGGCTACATCATGGATCGCACCGACACACAGGTCGATTTCAACTTCTTCATCCCGCAAACCAATGGCACCGTGCGGAACACGCTGGAAACCGTGAACGCCGCCGGGACGACGAAAATTCGCGGCATCGAAGCCGATCTGACGGTGCGGCCGGCAGATGGCCTGTCGCTTGGAATGTCCTATGCCTATACCCACACCAAGGTTCCGCCCGCGCGGAATACAGTTCAGGAACAGCTTAACGCATCATTGACGCCGCCGGTGACAACGCCGGTGTTCCAGGACGTGTATATCCTTTACACGCCCAAGCACGCACTGTCGGGTTCGATCGATTATGACATTCCGGTCAGTGCCAATGGCGCAATGTTGAAGCTGCATGTCGACGGAAATTATTCGTCACCTGCCTTTACCTTTGCCAGTGAGAATGTGAAAACCGACAAGAGCTTTATCGTCAATGCCCGACTGTCGCTCGCTGAAATTCCGATGTCGGATAACGGCCAGAATATGACAGTCGCGCTCTGGGCGCGGAACCTTCTCAACAATTCTATCATCTACCGCCGTTCGAACGCCAACAGGCTGGTGCTGGGTGATTATGCCAATTTCAATGCGCCACGCACTGTCGGGATGGAAGTGACCGTGGCATTCTGA
- a CDS encoding SDR family NAD(P)-dependent oxidoreductase has protein sequence MTINFKDKVAIVTGAGGGLGRAYALELAKRGAKVVVNDLGGSRDGTGHSDAALQVVEEIKAAGGEAMSNGGSVTEYEQMVEMVAKAKEAWGGVHILINNAGILRDKSFAKMEIADWKLVIDVHLNGSANCTKAVWDMMREQNYGRILMTASSTGLYGNFGQANYGAAKLGLAGFTKTLYLEGAKYNVKCNTIAPIAATRMTEDILPPAAFAMFDPVNVVPAALFLVSEDAPSNVIMGAGAGFFHTANVTMTQGKLLSGDDLTPEGVAANFAEISDRAGEMVPQSGGEQSMQAMKLLQAKAG, from the coding sequence ATGACCATCAATTTCAAGGATAAAGTCGCAATTGTGACCGGCGCTGGCGGCGGTCTGGGTCGGGCCTATGCGCTCGAACTCGCAAAGCGCGGCGCAAAGGTTGTTGTCAACGACCTTGGCGGTTCGCGCGACGGCACCGGCCATTCGGACGCCGCGCTGCAGGTGGTTGAAGAAATCAAGGCTGCCGGCGGTGAAGCCATGTCGAACGGCGGCAGCGTTACTGAATATGAACAGATGGTGGAAATGGTCGCCAAGGCAAAAGAAGCCTGGGGCGGGGTACATATCCTTATCAACAATGCCGGCATCCTGCGCGACAAGAGCTTTGCGAAGATGGAAATTGCCGACTGGAAATTGGTCATTGACGTCCACCTGAACGGTTCGGCCAATTGCACCAAGGCGGTGTGGGATATGATGCGCGAACAAAATTACGGCCGCATCCTGATGACCGCTTCATCGACCGGCCTGTACGGCAATTTCGGCCAGGCCAATTATGGTGCGGCAAAGCTGGGGCTCGCAGGCTTCACCAAGACGCTGTATCTCGAAGGCGCGAAATATAATGTGAAGTGCAACACAATCGCCCCGATCGCTGCCACCCGCATGACCGAAGACATCCTGCCGCCTGCGGCCTTTGCGATGTTCGATCCGGTCAATGTCGTGCCTGCTGCATTGTTCCTGGTATCCGAAGATGCGCCGTCCAATGTCATCATGGGTGCGGGCGCAGGCTTCTTCCACACAGCCAATGTCACCATGACGCAAGGCAAGTTGCTGTCGGGTGATGATCTAACGCCGGAGGGCGTTGCTGCCAATTTCGCCGAGATCAGCGATCGCGCCGGTGAGATGGTTCCCCAGTCGGGCGGCGAACAGTCGATGCAGGCGATGAAGCTGCTGCAGGCCAAAGCGGGCTAA
- a CDS encoding DUF2794 domain-containing protein produces the protein MSAVITPFPVSARLPSQVGFDRDELTRILDLYGRMVAAGNWRDYAIDLGRDMAVFSAFRRTAERPEYRIVKNPALRNKQGMWALIGEGGAVLKRGHELAPVLAPVERKLLKLVEP, from the coding sequence TTGAGCGCGGTTATCACACCCTTTCCGGTCAGCGCCCGCTTGCCCAGCCAAGTGGGTTTTGACCGTGACGAACTGACCCGCATTCTCGACCTGTATGGCCGCATGGTCGCTGCCGGAAATTGGCGCGATTACGCGATTGACCTTGGTCGCGACATGGCCGTCTTTTCCGCCTTTCGCCGCACTGCCGAGCGGCCCGAATATCGCATCGTCAAAAACCCTGCATTGCGAAACAAGCAGGGGATGTGGGCGTTGATCGGTGAGGGCGGCGCGGTGTTGAAACGTGGGCATGAACTGGCCCCCGTTCTCGCGCCGGTCGAACGCAAACTTTTGAAACTGGTCGAGCCATAG
- the epsC gene encoding serine O-acetyltransferase EpsC, whose translation MLSNIVDYLDSIKARDPAPRSRWEILLYPGVWALALHRVAHWLFRGEMYFLARFVNHFSRFLTAIDIHPGAQIGRFFFVDHGFVVIGETAEIGDNVTIYQGATLGGTNPTGGQGGKRHPTIGDNVIISLGAAILGPIYVGANSRIGANAVVTKDVPEGATMVGIPAKPTLVEVKPETQNFVPYGTPCTERFDPATQKLEILQCEMETLQKRLALLLEERDAAAAAKGNSGKKGGRTSA comes from the coding sequence ATGCTTTCAAACATCGTCGACTATCTTGATTCCATCAAGGCGCGCGATCCTGCACCGCGCAGCCGCTGGGAGATTTTGCTCTATCCGGGCGTGTGGGCACTCGCCCTTCATCGCGTTGCGCATTGGCTGTTTCGCGGAGAGATGTATTTCCTTGCGCGTTTTGTGAATCATTTTTCCCGCTTTCTGACCGCGATCGATATTCATCCGGGGGCGCAGATCGGGCGGTTTTTCTTTGTCGACCATGGCTTTGTCGTGATCGGCGAAACTGCTGAAATCGGGGATAATGTTACCATCTATCAGGGTGCGACGCTCGGCGGCACTAACCCGACCGGAGGGCAGGGCGGAAAGCGCCATCCCACGATCGGCGATAATGTGATCATCAGTCTCGGCGCCGCCATATTGGGGCCGATATATGTTGGCGCGAACAGCCGTATCGGGGCCAATGCCGTGGTTACCAAGGATGTTCCCGAAGGCGCGACAATGGTGGGCATTCCTGCCAAGCCGACGCTGGTTGAGGTCAAGCCTGAAACCCAGAATTTTGTGCCCTATGGTACCCCCTGCACCGAAAGATTCGATCCGGCGACGCAAAAGCTGGAAATCCTGCAGTGCGAAATGGAAACCCTGCAAAAGCGGTTGGCCCTGTTGCTTGAAGAACGTGATGCTGCGGCAGCGGCAAAGGGCAATAGCGGCAAGAAGGGCGGTCGGACCTCGGCTTGA
- a CDS encoding hydrogen peroxide-inducible genes activator: MSTYLPTLKQLQYLVALEQHGHFGKAADACYVTQSTLSAGIRELESLLGLVLVERTRRVVRFTPLGQKMVLKAHRILREAEELADMARASGKPLADELRISVIPTIAPFLLPRLLPELRSRYPDLKLYLREETSAAACDALHRGQVDCVLLALPFACGDIEHATLFRDRFFVAFPKGEPDNPPNTILPEMIDESRLLLLVDGHCLKDHALAACNRPELRASAMMLGTSLHTLIQMVDGGLGQTLIPEMAVKYGLLNGTQVQARPLEAPYANREIALVWRTNSPRQPEFELLANIIREVVSV; this comes from the coding sequence ATGAGCACCTATCTCCCAACGCTCAAACAGCTTCAATATCTGGTCGCACTCGAACAGCATGGCCATTTTGGCAAGGCTGCGGACGCCTGTTACGTCACCCAGTCGACACTGTCGGCCGGGATTCGCGAACTCGAATCACTGCTCGGCCTGGTGCTGGTGGAACGGACACGGCGGGTGGTACGATTCACCCCGCTTGGCCAGAAAATGGTGCTGAAGGCGCATCGCATCCTGCGCGAAGCCGAAGAACTGGCCGACATGGCGCGTGCCAGTGGAAAGCCGCTCGCAGACGAACTGCGGATCAGCGTCATACCCACCATCGCGCCCTTCCTCCTCCCGCGCCTGCTACCCGAACTGCGCAGTCGTTATCCCGACCTGAAACTTTACCTGCGTGAGGAAACCAGTGCCGCAGCCTGCGATGCGCTACATCGGGGTCAGGTTGATTGTGTGTTGCTGGCACTCCCCTTTGCCTGCGGAGATATCGAGCATGCGACGCTCTTCCGCGACCGGTTCTTCGTCGCTTTTCCTAAAGGTGAACCGGACAATCCACCGAATACGATCCTTCCCGAAATGATCGACGAATCACGGCTATTGCTGCTTGTCGACGGCCATTGCCTGAAAGATCATGCGCTGGCGGCCTGCAACCGCCCCGAACTGCGCGCGTCGGCGATGATGCTGGGCACATCACTGCACACGCTGATCCAGATGGTCGATGGCGGGCTGGGCCAAACACTGATCCCCGAAATGGCAGTGAAATACGGGCTGTTGAATGGAACGCAGGTGCAGGCGCGGCCATTGGAGGCACCCTACGCCAATCGCGAAATTGCCCTCGTCTGGCGCACGAACAGCCCACGCCAGCCCGAGTTTGAGCTTCTTGCAAACATCATCCGCGAGGTCGTTTCTGTCTGA
- a CDS encoding molybdenum cofactor biosynthesis protein MoaE produces the protein MITVRIQRAAFDTAAEIAALDGEAIGAVATFTGIVRRDGGVDAIELEHYPGMTEASLAQVCEDAMRRWQLAGCTIIHRVGRMTVGEAIVLVVTASSHRANALEACAYLIDRLKTDAPFWKKEFRDGAAIWVEAKDSDMARAERWDQ, from the coding sequence ATGATAACCGTCCGTATCCAGCGCGCGGCATTTGATACAGCGGCAGAAATTGCCGCCTTGGACGGAGAAGCTATCGGCGCGGTTGCGACCTTTACCGGAATAGTCCGGCGTGATGGCGGGGTCGATGCCATCGAGCTTGAACATTATCCTGGGATGACTGAAGCTAGTCTGGCGCAAGTTTGCGAGGACGCCATGCGCCGCTGGCAGCTTGCGGGCTGCACCATCATCCACCGTGTCGGGCGGATGACGGTCGGCGAAGCGATTGTGCTGGTCGTGACGGCATCGTCGCACCGGGCGAATGCGCTGGAAGCCTGTGCCTATCTGATCGATCGGCTGAAAACCGACGCGCCCTTTTGGAAAAAGGAATTTCGCGACGGTGCGGCCATCTGGGTCGAGGCCAAGGATAGCGATATGGCGCGGGCCGAACGGTGGGATCAATGA
- the moaD gene encoding molybdopterin converting factor subunit 1, which yields MMRVVYFAAVREAIATDSEEVEFPQSIVTVADAVEWLCGKSPAHASAFARRDRLRFALDQIMVKADAPLDGAREFAIFPPVTGG from the coding sequence ATGATGCGGGTTGTTTATTTTGCGGCGGTGCGCGAGGCAATTGCCACCGACAGTGAAGAGGTCGAATTCCCCCAGAGCATCGTGACGGTTGCCGATGCGGTTGAGTGGCTGTGCGGCAAGTCACCTGCCCATGCATCTGCTTTTGCACGGCGTGATCGGCTTCGTTTCGCTTTGGACCAGATCATGGTGAAGGCTGATGCGCCGCTTGATGGCGCGCGCGAATTTGCGATTTTTCCGCCGGTTACTGGCGGATGA
- the pgsA gene encoding CDP-diacylglycerol--glycerol-3-phosphate 3-phosphatidyltransferase, translating to MLSLPNILTLSRILAVPMLVFLLWPGVKPESIQPLPVDYWLAFALYCLMGITDYFDGYVARTQGTVSKLGVFLDPIADKIMVGAVILLLVFTRDIDGWHVIAALVILLREITVSGLREFLAGLQVSVPVSKMAKWKTTAQLVAFGGLILAGALPLWDWLKITALGLLWVAAILTLITGWDYLRAGVKHMD from the coding sequence ATGTTGAGCCTCCCCAATATCCTGACATTGTCGCGCATTCTGGCGGTGCCTATGCTGGTCTTCCTGCTGTGGCCGGGGGTGAAGCCTGAGAGCATTCAGCCGCTGCCGGTCGATTATTGGCTGGCCTTTGCGCTTTACTGCTTGATGGGGATTACCGACTATTTCGACGGCTATGTTGCCCGCACGCAAGGGACCGTCTCCAAACTGGGGGTCTTTCTTGATCCGATCGCCGACAAGATCATGGTCGGTGCGGTCATCCTGTTGCTCGTCTTCACCCGCGATATCGATGGCTGGCATGTCATCGCCGCGCTGGTCATATTGCTGCGCGAAATCACGGTTTCCGGCCTGCGCGAATTTCTGGCGGGGCTTCAGGTCTCCGTTCCGGTTTCCAAAATGGCGAAATGGAAGACGACGGCGCAGCTTGTTGCTTTTGGTGGGCTGATCCTTGCAGGTGCGTTGCCGCTATGGGATTGGCTGAAAATCACCGCGCTCGGTTTGCTCTGGGTTGCAGCCATTTTGACGCTGATCACCGGCTGGGATTATCTGCGCGCCGGCGTCAAGCATATGGATTGA